Below is a window of Cytophagaceae bacterium DNA.
AGTGCCAAAAATAGCCTTTGCAAAGATTACAGCAACAGTTGGTGAAGAAGAAGTTGCCTTAGGCAGAACATCAAGCGAAAATATTTGGGCAGAATTAGTAAGCAAAGGTTTTATTGATAACAACGGTAAAATACAAACTACATTCAATCCTTCTAAAGAAGGATTTTCATTAGGTTTATCAGAAAAGTTTGCAGAAAAAGAAAGTGATATTATTACGGTACTTCAATCCTATCAGTTAGAAAGACACATCAAAAAAGACGAAGAACCCAAGCGTTTAAAAATTAATAAACAGATTTTCCTTGACCCTGAATTTGAAAACCTTTGGAATAAAATTAAGCACAGAACAACCTACCAAGTAGATTATTCCACAGATGTTTTAATTGCTAACGCAACTAAAACCATCAAGGAAATGGAAAAAATAGAACCAGTAAAAGTTGCTTACCGTGAAGATATTATTGGAGTAGAAAAGAAAGGTATTACAACAACCAATACAAAAGCAAACGAAATAAAATTAGAATACTCAGGCAATCTACCAGATATTTTAGCTTATCTGCAAAAGGAAACAGAATTAACACGTTCCACATTGGTTAAAATTCTTTCTGAAAGCAATCGTATTGCAGAATTTGCCATCAATCCTCAAAGTTTATGGATGCAATAGCAGCCATTATTAACCGAGAATTGCACAGGCTTATGATTGATGGTATAAAGTATGAAAAATTGACAACAGGGCAAACAGAATGGAGTATGCAGCTATTCAGAGAAGAAGAATTAAAAGACTACTTTGAACAATGTTTGGCAGTTAAAAATTCGGTATTTGACAGAGTAATTTATGATAGTGAAATAGAAAGAAAGTTTGCAGAAGATTTAGACAAAAGAGAAGATATAAAGCTATTTGTAAAACTACCATCATTCTTTAAAGTAGAAACCCCAATAGGCACATACAATCCCGATTGGGCAATAGTAAAGCACAATGATGATACAATCTATTTAGTGAGAGAAACCAAGAGCACCAAAAACTTTGAGAAGCTCCGCAATTCCGAAGCAGATAAAATCAAATGTGGCAGAAAGCATTTTGAAGCCATCGGAGCAAACTTTGATGTAGTAACAAGTTCAATAGAAGTATAATGAAAAGAGCATCAAGATATACACCCATACAGCGTATTGAACGAAACCTTCGGTATTCGTTCTCCTGTATGATATGCTTGATGTTTTCACCCAACCACACAAAGATTTACCCTTGGTGGCAAATTATCGGTCTATTGGGTTTTATTTGTTTTATGGGGTATATGGTATCAATTTCAAGTTAATCTGTAGATGAAAAAACCTAATATTTACAGAGAACGTTTGCTTCATCGTAAACGAGAAAAAAGAGATTGAAACGCCTGAGAAAACCACGGACATATTTTGGTTTGGGCTCAGTTTTTAATAAAGAGCAAAATTTCAGAGTCTCTGTAGATAAAAAAATTGTAACAGCTTTTAAATCTCCGTTATATAGTTATCTTGTTGATAATAATTTCATTACAGGGAGTGAAAAAAGCAAATTGTCAATACCAATACCTAAAGAATTTAGCCTGAGTGATAATTATGACAAGACTATTGAAACAGTAAAGGATATTATATACTCGCTTTGGAAAAATGTTGGTAAAGAAATTGAAATTGATTTCACAAATTGTCAAGTAGTTGACCAGTCTGCATTGTTCTTGCTACAAATTTTACGCCTTGAATTAAGCAATGACTTATTGGGCTTGGATAAGCGGTTATCTGTACTTTCATCAAAAGCTAAATTTAAAATTACAAAATCTAAACTACAGTCAGTTAATCTTGATTTGTTTCTTTGTGGATACATAACGCAAGTTTCAGTTAAGAAAGGCCTGCAACCAATAGATACTTTAGGCTACATAAAAGGTTCTAAATCACAAAAGCATTATTTAGAAAACAGAAAAGGAATTATAGGCACAAATATTGTCAGCTATATTGATAAATGTTTGATGTATAATGGTTACAGTTTAACTCCAGATGGCAAGGGCACATTAGGAAGTATGATTGGTGAGATTTTAAACAATGCCGAAGACCATAGTCCTATGAATACTTATTACGTAACTGCAAATTATTACATTGATAATAGTGAGTCAGACGAGAATGTAGGCATTCTAAATTTATGCTTTATGAATTTTGGCTTTTCAATTTATGAAGGTTTGGAGCAGACTAAAATAAACAACAAAGACGTTTATTCATTTCTTAATGACAATTATAATAATTTGGGGAAAATACCTTTTTCAAAAGAAAATTTATTTACCCTTTATGCATTACAAGATGGGGTTAGTCGTTTAAAATTTCAAGATGAAAGAAGGTACAGGCACTATGACATTCATAAATTGTTTTATTCAATAGGTGATTATGAAAATACTGAACGTGCTCTATCACCTCAACTTTCAATCCTAAGTGGTTCAACTCAGCTTTTATGCAATAATAGATACAGGCCTTTTCAATCAGAAGATGGTAGTTTTTTACTATCTTTGAACTCTGAAAATGATCTTACAAAACCGCCAGATAGCAAGCACGTTTTGCCTTTGAAATACAAATTCCCTGGCACAATTCTTTCCGTCAAATTTTGTTTAAACGAAGCTCATATTCAAAAAAAGTTAGAAAGTAATGGAAATAATTAAAATAGATTTAAGCAACTACAAAAGTGGTAAATCAACCATTTTTACAGGACGTCCTCAAGGGGAAGCTGTTCGTGAAAAGTTAAAACTTGATAGTGTTGATTCAAATAAAGATTCAATAGTTGTATTTTCTTTACCTGATGATACAACTTCATTCAATCCTTCTTTTTATTTAGGGCTTCTTTTTAAAAGTTATCAAACATTAGGGGTTGATAGTTTTGATTCAAAATACAGTTTTGAGTTTGTAACAAAAGATGATGCAACCAAGAAAGTTTTGATAAGTAATTTGGAAGATGGTAAGCGTTATGCTGTAAACTCATTAAATCCAGTGTCAAGTTTTAAATCATTGTTTTCTAAAAAGAAATAAAGATGGAGACCTGTTGTATTCAAGAAGTTAATTCTATCAATTGGAAAGAATATATTCCATTAATTAGCCCTGTAGTTGTCGTCCTGTTATTTGGTATTGAGCGTATATTAAGTTATTTTATTCGTAAGCGTGAAATTGAAAGAACTTGGTACTATAAAGTATTGCTTGACCCATCATTGGAAAAAATAGATACATTCTTTTTGTATACAGTTGATTTGTATATATCATCTTGCAAGTTATTAGCTGCTTCGCAGGAAATTCCTCATAACTCTTATATTTCTATGAAGAGTTCAGAAATTGGCAACTTTCAAAAAATAAAAAGAACTTTTGATAGCGACATTGTAACACCTATTATCCATCGTTATCCTGATACAGGTAATAAACTCCAAAATTCTCTTTTAGATTTAGAAGATTTATTTTCAAGTAGTCTGGACGAAAAAAAATTTACTCAAACCGACATTGAAGATTTTCAAGTAAAAGTTTCCTCAGCTAAAGCACTTTGGTTAAATACCTTATACGAACCAATACAATAAAGCGGTGTGGCAGAGCCACGAGTTTAATAACGGGCAGTTCCGCAGGGATTTTCCCCCAGCCTAAAAAAATCCCCGCCCTTCACTTAAAATGAAGCGTTCAGGGCTTGCACGGTCTTTTTTTAGGCTTCCGCACAGCCAACCCTTCTGTTGTTTTTTCTGTCACACTTTTGCAACCCAACGCACATAAGGCACAAAGCCATCCTCGTGCCTGCGGTGGCTTAGAGCCTTGCCAACCCTCAAAGCAAAAAGACGTAGGTACTCCAACCACCACCACCGTACCCACTTGTGCCAGAAAAAACAACCCAAAGCTACATTAACATAATGTGGCATTATGGTACATACCACAGGGCTTCGCTACGCTACGGGACAAGCCTAAGTCCCATAATAACATTATGTTAAGTAGCCGCACAAAGCCATTCCGCAACCCTGCTTCACTGCCCGAAAACCACAATTCCCCACCACCCTTTTAGCGGTGCAGGGGATAAGTAAAGCATAAGTTTATCTATTGCCAATGTGCTTGCGGTAGGTTCATTCATTACAGCTCCATTTCGTTACAGCGTTTCGCTATCGCTTCACGATCTTCCACTACATTACGCTTCCATTCATTTCACCCACCTCAGCACCCCCACAGCAAGAGTGGCTCATTCGCCACACTACACAATCCCCATGCAATATTCCATTCCGCAACTCCGGCTACTTGCCATTACACAAATGCAACTTTGCAAGGTTTGCAATTTTCGCAAAGTTCAGCCCACGCAATAAGTAGCCGAATGTTGCTCCATTCCATACCCAACGCTATGGGTCCGTTTCGTTCAATCGCCACACTTGCTTTTTCCTACCGCACTTCAATTTTGGTATGCTTTATTTTTCCTGCGACTTGTTAGCCCCAATCCAACGCACTGAATACATCTTGATTATCACTATAAGAATAAGAAAATACTACAACCATTTTGAATACAATTATTGATTAGAATTTGAAATACTGAATACATTTTGAAATAACGAAACGAAAAGCAAGTATTATGCACAGTCCAAAAATTCACACATTCAACCCAAAAAATCAAACAAGCGATTTTGATGTATTCATTTTATGCAAAGGATTAAACAGTGGCAAACCACTTGAAAAACCTTGCCCAAATTGCTTTGTAATTTCCTGCAAAAATTCCGATGAAATGGATTTTTACAAAACCCTTTCTTTCGGATTATGGAAGGCAAAGCACTTTCATCAGTTCCTTGTTGGTTCTGTTATTCCTTTTATCCGTATTGATGATTTTAAAAGCACCATCAAAACCCAAGCGGAAGAAGTCAGTAAAAATAAATTGGCTTTTGCTACCGATGTGCAAAAAGTGAAGCTGATTGAACGCAAAGAAAAACAGATGTACGAAACATTAGCATTATTAGCCGATGTAAAAAGAGCAATGATGCACCGGTACTTCAAACGGTAGCCGTAATGGCTGCCATAAACTGGGGAAATGCTTTTGCACCATAAAAAATTTATATGCAAAGATAGCAAGGGGGGCAGACGCACAAAGCCAACATTAAAAAACCCAAAAGACTACGGCATAAACACAGACCCACCGCACAAGGCTTTCATTTATTCCGTTTCCTTTTGGTTTTTTATCGCCCTTGCAGAGAGAAGCATATAAATTATTTCATTATGCAAAATCATCCACGTATTTCAGCAGGCAGCCAGTTAGGCAGGTTGCCATTTCTCTCAGCAGGTCATCCATCAGCACTTGCAGCTTTCACCTTTTGCCTATCAGCGTTATATCCGCAGGTCATCGTTAGCCCATCAGCCAGTTTTTGGCATCAAGGTTTATCGGCTTCCATGTGGTTGTTTCGTTTGGTGCTATCCATCAGGTGTTCGTGAGCTTTCAGCATTGCCCTTTTAGGGCTTTGCTGCTCTCATTTCGACCATAAACCCACCATAAGGATAGGGTAAAGGCAATATGATTGCCATCATAGTGAAAATTGATGCAAAAAGAAAAACCCCACCGATTTGGTGAGGCTTCCTTTTTTCGATAACCCTGTAAAGTTATTAGAAAATGTCTTGTACTTTCAATGCATTACCTGAATTGAACAAGTAATAATTTACACCAACTTGTTGATAGAACTCAATACCAATGCAATTCAAAACACTCACATCAGCAGTCAACACAGGAGAACCTGGAAGTGTACTTGTGATGGTGGTTGGCAATGCTACTGGAGCACCTAAATCAATGTAATTTGAATAAGCAACATTTGAAAGCTCATTTAATGAAGGATCAATAGGCTCATAAATTCCAGAAGTATCATTGTACTCAAAATCAGAAATAACTGAAATTGCACTAATCAATTTGAAATGTGTTGCACCAGCAGGAGCATTTACAAAATTAACTGGATTGAAAGCAGGTACAGTTAAAGTTGCACTATCACGAGCAGGAGTATTTGTAAGAGTGAAAGGAGAAAAGAAAATACTATCAAAACTCACATTCTTATCAAAATTCAACCCTTTTAAATACTGTGATTGAGTTGAAATCAAAATGGCTCTGTAACCCCTTGCTTCGGTTAAATCCTCCAAGTTGATTTTTTTCATGATAGCCGTTAAACGGCCTGTAAGCTGCGGGTCACTCATTTGTTTCATCAATTGAGCCAATCCAACACGAACTGATTTTCCAGCTGCTGCACAGCCTCCAAACTCCTTCATGTTTTCCCTTTTTCTTTCAAACTCAGGTGCAGTTTTTACTTGTTCACCATTTCGTCCCCAACTAAGCCAGCGAAGTGGCCTTGTAAACCTTTGATTTTAAAGTGGCGAATATCGCCTAAAGTACCTTTGTACTTTAATGGTCCTGATTGACGTGCCATAATGTTATTTTTTAATTTTTTACTAAATAAATTTAGTGTAAATTTACGCCATAACTTACTGACTATCAACTATTAATGTAGTGCAAAACAATGTATTTAAACGTAAAAGAACAGGCAATTATTAAAACACACCTAAAAGTTGCCAAAGTGGTAGATGGTGATGGAATAATTGTAACCAATTTATTCAACAAGCAAGAAGAGGAAATAAGGCTTTTGGGGATTGATGCACCGGAATTAAGAATGTGCAATAAATTGAAACAGGATGAAAGAGAAACCCATATTGCAGGGCAGTTATTAATGGAGCTTGGAAGAAAGGCTCAAAAATTTATGATTAGTGTTGTACCACCCGAAACAAATATCACATTAGTCCAGGAGGAGCAGAGCCAAATTGATGCTTATGGCAGAACATTGGCTTATGTATATTTGCCTGATGGCAGATGCTTAAATGAAATAATGATTGCAGAAGGCTTTGAAGCCCTACAATCGCTTTTTTTGCTCTGAACTACCAAAGTATCAAGAATTGAGCAACACCGCTAAAATCAAGCAAAAAGGGCTATTTTCGATAGTCCAAAACTGGTAAAAAATTAAGTTCTGAAATGTTGTACCTATGTTGTACCTAATTTGGTATAACATTTACAAAGTATTGTATTTCAATACATTATAAAGCTACTTGTGACAAGGTGCTGTTGGGCGATCGTTATTTTTTATTTGTTTATTATTTTTCTATGTTCGGCTTTTAATACGTTCGGTTTTTGCATAAATACTTTGTCAAATAGAATTAATTTTTCTTGAAATTTCATTGTCACTTGATCTTTGTTGTCGCACCACCATTTGTAAAATTCAACAGGTTTTTCCTTGTAAGGAATGCTTGCTTTTACTTGTTTGTCATAACCTTTAAAGTTAATTCGCATATTTAGTCCAAGGCTATCACGAAAATGTTCAAAATGGTTTGCTTTAAGTTTTGAAACCAAAATTTCAAATGTTTCTCCGTCAATTTTCAATTTGTGTTTTTGGAAGACTGTATGAAAGGAAACAGGATCTTCAACTAACCATTCTGAAATTTTCATCGTTTTTATTCCTTGTTCGTTTTCAATTGTCAATAAATTTGTGCTATTGTAAAACGATTCTGAATTTGGATGAAAAATGTGAATGTTGTTTTTTTCATCTAATTCAGTTGCTTCAGCTTTAATTGGTGTGGAATTATTTTTTAAAAATTCTATTATGTTTAAATTATTTGCTTCGCCACCTTTATGTTTATCCAATAAAATATCAACATCTGATCCAAGGAAAAAATCCTCTACAAAATCCCAACGCTCATCGTTGGAAAAACTGCGTAAAAAGAAATGATCAAAGATTTGATTACTCAAATGATGTCTTTCCAAAGTTTTTGACAATAAGGTATTTGTATAGTTGTTATTATTTGAATCTCTTTCTATTCTTAATGGATCATTTATACGAATGAAAACCATTGGATTTTCTCCACCTTTAATTTCAAAAGTTCCGAGTTCTAGCATTTCTAAAAAGTATCCAAGTCGTACATAATTTATCGAATTAGATTCTTTATTTGTTACATATCGATTTACAATGTATTCTTCGGTATTTCCGAACAAGTTATTTAGCCTTTTTGTAAGTGCTGTAAAACTTGCTAAATATTGGTTATTGAAAATTCTGTATTTATAACCATCAATTTCTCTGCGTTGTTGTAAAAAAGCATTTGCTTCTATTACACCTGTTTGAATTAGTCTTCCTGAATATGACGAAAGAATGAATTTGCTAATTTTTTCCGATTTAACTTCGTCATTTAAAAATTTATTTAATTCTGTTTCCAATTCTTTTTGATTGAAAAACGAACCTCCAAAATTTGCAAATATGGTTTGAATGTTTGCAAATAATGATTGTAGGCTTTGATACAAATTGTTGAATGTATTTAATCTTTCAAATGACATTTTAAGTTGTGGAATAACTTCAATTCCATCGTTTCTGAATAAATAACCTGTATAGAAATCACGTTTTACGATTGGGAAACTTTTATCATTAAAGTTTTGATACCACAATTTGTCTAAATCAATTTCTATGATATTATTTCCATTTTCTAAAGAGCTTATATGTGTAAAAGTTTCAGTGTATTTTACCCTATAAATTGATAAGTGTTGATCGGAAATCCTTGCAAAAACTCGAACAAATAATTTTTTTGGTCTTGCAATAATTACGTTAAATCGAGTTTTTGCTAAATAATCTTTTTCGATCATCATCAAAGCCGTTAAAACTTTTTGGTCAAGATCAAGAGCATTTTCAAAAATATGTCCAAAGTCATCTACTGATAAAAGCAAGTTTCTGCTTTTATTGTTTTTTATGTATGCTTTGTGTATTTTTTTAAGTACTTCTTTTATTTGATATTGCCTCAAAGCAGACATACCGTGAAGTGCTTTTGTAAATCTTTGATCTTGAGAAGAATAATTTAAAGCTGCAAATCCTTTAATTTCTGGTTTTCTTGCAACTCTACCAATTTCTTGAACATAATCAGGCAATAAACCAGAAGGTGCGTGATGATAAACCAATTCGATGTCGGAAATATCTACCCCCATTCCAAATGCTTTAGTAGAAATCATTATTTTTTTCTGACCACTTTTGAATTGTAGAAATGAATAATTTTTCTGTTCGGCAGTCATTTTTCCGTGATAACCAACAGCAATAATTTCATTGTTGATGTTCACTTTTGAGAGTAATTCTTCAATATGTTTTGAATAAGGTGTATATACAAGAGTTTTAAAAGCCAAGATTATTTGCCTCAATTATAAATTCTGCCGTTTGTTTTAATTTTTCTGTTAAATAATTTTTTGAAAAACCATCATAATTATTTACAGCAAATGTTATATCACTTCTTTTAACTTGTCCAATAAAAATGTATGGATTGTGCATTTCTAAACTAGTCATACTATCAAAAACCATATCGTTCGCACCGCCATAAATTGCTGTTGCAGTTACTGCAACCATTGGAAAACTTAAATTGTGATATTTCCTTACTTTTCTAACGTGATTTCCTAAAAACCAATAATCAACACGAAAATCTCTTCCCCAAGTTGTGATTAAGTGAGCCTCATCAATTACTAATAAGCCAAGTTTTCTTTCGCCAATAAAATGTTTAATGTCGTAAGACATAAAAAGTTCAGGCGACATATACAAAATGTCAATTTCT
It encodes the following:
- a CDS encoding thermonuclease family protein gives rise to the protein MYLNVKEQAIIKTHLKVAKVVDGDGIIVTNLFNKQEEEIRLLGIDAPELRMCNKLKQDERETHIAGQLLMELGRKAQKFMISVVPPETNITLVQEEQSQIDAYGRTLAYVYLPDGRCLNEIMIAEGFEALQSLFLL